Part of the Vigna angularis cultivar LongXiaoDou No.4 chromosome 1, ASM1680809v1, whole genome shotgun sequence genome, TACGTCCTCGACcagaaaataaaagtaagtatatattgatatttataaaatgaacaaaattggtaagatatttatttattataactaaaaaaatcgATACTTATAAATtgaatattctaaaaaataaacattttagaaaaattatctttaaatgtaatataaatatttagagaaaaaaactagtcatatatatatatatatagttattgattattaaaagattaaccgtttaaacataatttgttttgtgagctaataatttataatattattctttgtCTTTTTAACGTGTTGTAGTTACATTGAACAACTAGATTTCATTAATCATACAAAGTTTATGATTTGTAAAGTTTAACCTATACGTATTGAAGAAAAACTTAGTTGTTGTATACCGATACTATACGGAATTAACATAAGAACAGTTTAACTAAGATCTTACTGTAATTGAATAATCATAGTAATTTATTATCAGATTTAGctgttaaaagaaaaacttattaaacataaaagtctaatttaatgtaataataGTTGGTGAAATGGTTTTTATTTTAGCAGTGTATTAAATTTAACtgttaaaatagaaaagaatgATTTTGTTTGATGCATGAGGAGGCAAACAAGAAGCGCGTGTTGGAACATTTGATTATGCAAAACATCATCATAAGGTGGTCGTGGTGTGGCTCATTGTAGCCGTTGGAAAGCATGAAGAAACGACTTTTTGAAACaccaaacagaaaataaataaataaagaaagaatcGAAAAGAAGGGACTGCctatgaaaagaaaacaagaaggGACCTACGAGGAGACGATGGAACAACACAATGATGCGAAGACAAAAACGTTAATGAACCTCCATTTTGTCTGTAATGTAACTGTACATCATAAGGAAACTCACTCTCTGTTCTTTCCCACGGTGTTATCATCTTAGGGTTCCTCTTTTTACTGCATCGTCTTCCTCTGCAAAACTCAAACAAACCTCCAAGACACACAggtttcattcttttctttttcttcggCCTTTCCTTTTCAATTTCCATACCAGAAACATAGGGtttggaaataaataaatataattcttggTGGATTTTGGTTTcggaatatataaatatgttagAGAAGCGTGGTGGTGATTTTGTGCGGTTGTGCAATATGTCCCTGTTTAAACCTCGCTTTCTCACGAATTATTTTcgaaagaaaatattgaaagcTGCTATTGTTAAGGTTTTCTACTTTGTCTGGTTTTAGAGAGAATTAATATGCCTCAATTTGTTGCGATTGTAGGATATATAACCTTTCTGATCAAAGTTGTGTTCTTTTGCATGGGGTAAATAGTTCCTAGCCACAAACATAAACATGTGGAATGGACTCTGAAAGCTTAGATTTTCATTTTAGGTTATGTGTTTATGATATTTTGCCTTGCATCCGTACCTTAGAGCCATGgtgttaatatttaattatgaaattgaTGATTTAGGAAAGAAATAGAATTGTATTCTATCCAAGCATTGTTTTCTCGTACTGTGTTTGCAGTGAAATAAAAATTGCTATGTTTTTTGTTCAGGAATAAGTGATTGGTGATTGCTTAAACATTTAAGCATCAAATGGTAGAGAGCAGCATGGCTGAGAGTGATATAACAGTCATGAAGGAGACGCTTCGTGCCCAGCAGCAACTTCTGCAGAAGCTGTATGCAGAGTTGGATAAGGAAAGAGAAGCCTCTGCAACTGCAGCCAGTGAAACCATGGACATGATACTGCGGTTGCAAGGAGAGAAGGCTGCGGTGAAGATGGAGGCGAGTCACTACAAGAGAATGGCAGAGGAGAAGATAGGTCATGCTGAGGCCACTCTTGAAGTTTTTGAAGAGCTTATGTATCAGAAGGAAATGGAAATTGCTTCTCTTGAGTTTCAGATATTGGCTTATAGAAACAAACTTCTCACCCTGGGGTATGATTTCAATGCCAGTGATCTTGAATTTACTGAAGAACTGTTGATGAGTAGAAGTGCATCAAATGATCAAGGAGAAAATGATCGAGCGAGTAGTAGCACGGTAAGAAGGTTGACTTCATTGCCCCCTATTCCGCTTAAGAATAACTTGAAATCTGCTCGGAAAAGAGAAAGATCACCTAGCCCAGTTCCAGTTCTAGTTCCAGATACGTTTCCTAGAATAGTGGAGAGTGATGGCCGAGAAGCCACTTCTCCAAGCATGGATTTGCCCACAAAATCAGAAGACTATGCAGAGGGAAGTCTTGATGCATACTGGAACCAGATCATGAGGTTAGATGAAAAAGTGAAAGTAATTTCAGATTGTAAAGAGTCAGAAGGAGAACAATGCACCACGTTGAGGAGCAGAAGAGGGAGATCGGGTTCAATATTTTCACAGGCAAACATTAAGTTAAGCACAGACCAAACAGATACTAGTTGCTCAGGtaaagaaaatcaaacacaGGACAGAGAGGCTGTTGTTATTCCCTCGTGCTCGAGTAATATCCATGATGTGTTTGAAGTTCCACAAACAGGTGAACCCGGGAAAAGAAGACTTGAGAAATGGATTTCAGATGCAGATAACAGGTTAACAAAACCAGACCTGGTGTCTGACGAAATCATTGGATCGCATGTTAAATATGATATGGACAAGCTAAAGAGCATGCTCAGTGCAAATCTTGAGAGCAGAATACCCAGTCCAAAAGACATGAAAGCCATTGtttggaagaaaaaagaagGGGTGGATGTGGATTGCAATGCTATAGCTGAGTTTCAAAAGTTGAATCAGAGAATTGATCAGCTTGAGAGGGAGACAGTCAGTGCAATGAAAGAGATTATGAATGAAGTGAAAGGGGAAGAGCATTTGAACTTGTTGAAAGATATATGCAGTCAACTCAAATCAATGGAATCAGAGATGAGAAGTGAAAAAACCCCAAAACCCCCACCTAAGAGGGATACTCCTTTGGATCCTATTCAAGAGGTAATCTACTCTAATGTTTTTGCCttttcttttgagaaaaaataacTTTCTGTTGCCTGCAAAATAGAGCCGAGATTCTCTGCTGGGTTTTTTGTGCTATCCTCTgctgaatatttaaaatatactgatGTTGGtgttttaaaaatctttttaaggTTTTTTAAGACATTGAAATCAGTGCCTATCAGTGTATTTTGAAGAAACAACATAAGAACAAACAACACAGAA contains:
- the LOC108337365 gene encoding uncharacterized protein LOC108337365; its protein translation is MVESSMAESDITVMKETLRAQQQLLQKLYAELDKEREASATAASETMDMILRLQGEKAAVKMEASHYKRMAEEKIGHAEATLEVFEELMYQKEMEIASLEFQILAYRNKLLTLGYDFNASDLEFTEELLMSRSASNDQGENDRASSSTVRRLTSLPPIPLKNNLKSARKRERSPSPVPVLVPDTFPRIVESDGREATSPSMDLPTKSEDYAEGSLDAYWNQIMRLDEKVKVISDCKESEGEQCTTLRSRRGRSGSIFSQANIKLSTDQTDTSCSGKENQTQDREAVVIPSCSSNIHDVFEVPQTGEPGKRRLEKWISDADNRLTKPDLVSDEIIGSHVKYDMDKLKSMLSANLESRIPSPKDMKAIVWKKKEGVDVDCNAIAEFQKLNQRIDQLERETVSAMKEIMNEVKGEEHLNLLKDICSQLKSMESEMRSEKTPKPPPKRDTPLDPIQEAMVYFWL